A window of Williamwhitmania taraxaci genomic DNA:
GCCTCAGCCTGATAAGCCTGTTTGTGCTCACCTTTGCCGGGCTGAGCATTATTGGGGGACTATCGATACTAACCTTTACCAAAACGTTTGGAACCATATTTCTGGGAAGTCCACGTCAACATTTGCATCAGGAACCACGTGAGGTTTCGTCCCTCATGCTAATCCCCCAGTATGTAATTATTGCGGTTATGCTGAGCGTAGCGTTTATCCCTCAACTCTACCTTGGAGTGGTTGGACGCATACTCTCCGGGTTCAACAGAACCGCTGTAGGTTTCGACCTTATCGAATTCAACTCCTACTCCACCACCATTGCGCAGATAGGTCTCTACTTTGCTGGCTTTGTTGCACTCATTGGACTGTTCTTGTCTATTCGATGGATTGTAAGCAAAAGCAAGCCACAGCGCGTGGATGCCACGTGGGGTTGCGCCTATACAGCACCAAACACGCGTATGCAATACTCCGGAAAGTCATTTTCGAAACCGTTGGGCAAGACCTTCAACTTCCTGCTGCTAGAGCGGAAAAAGTTTACGGAATTGGAACCAGGGGAGATTTTCCCGACACCGCGCAAGTATGCCTCCTACTACCACGATTTTTTTGAAAGTCGTTTCATCAGCCTCATAACGAATCGGCTGGTATATACGGCTAACTACTTTCGGTTCATCCAGAATGGACGAACCCAAACCTACGTGCTTTACGGAATTGTTTTTGTAATGGCCATATTCATTCTAACGGTGCTAAATATTATTCGATGAACCTAGTTTTGGCATTCCTGCTGATAACCATCTTGATACTATTCACCACTCCGTTTTTACCAGTAAAGGCGAAGGGCATAGTATTCTTCTTGGCGATTCTCGTGAATGCTGCACTTTCGGGGTTCCTTGCACTGAATGCCCTTATCGGTAGTCCCGCTGAATTTATCTTTGCGGGAAGCTGGGTTACCGGTCCCATTGCTTTGCGCATCGATGCCCTGTCGGGTTGGTTCGTCCTAATCATTAACTTTGTATTTGTTACTGGCGGTTTTTATGGGCTCTTCTATATGAATAGCTACCGGGAGCAAAAAACCAACCTAACATTACACGGGATTGGCTTTATTCTGCTGCATGCCGCGCTCATAGCACTCAGTGTTATTCAAAACTCCATCGCATTTCTCGTGGCGTGGGAAATTATGGCTCTTTCTGCTTTTATTTCGGTGATTTTTGAGCACGAGAAGGTAGCTACCATTAAAGCTGGAATAAACTACCTTATCCACTCGCACGTCTCCCTGCTGTTTCTTATGCTTGGCTTTATGTGGGTGGCATCTAAAACCGGCAGCTACGACTTTGCGGCCATTGCCACCTATACGGCCAACCATAACGGAGCCGACTCGTTGGCCCTATTTCTCTTCTTCTTTTTTGGATTTGCCATAAAGGCGGGCTTTGTGCCCTTTCACACTTGGCTACCCTACGCCCACCCGGCAGCACCGGCACACATTTCGGGGGTAATGTCGGGGGTGATGATTAAGATTGGTATCTACGGTATCCTACGGATGATCCTGCTAATTAAGGCCGACTACACGGCCATTGGCCACGTGATTATTGTATTTTCGGTAATCTCTGGGATGTATGGTGTGATGCTAGCAATTATACAGCATAACCTTAAGCGGTTGCTGGCCTACCACAGCATTGAAAACATTGGAATAATTGGGCTCGGAATTGGAATTGGCTGTATCGGTTTGGGCGATGGAAATCAGGTGCTGGCCGCGCTTGGATTTGCCGGTGCGCTGCTGCACACCCTGAACCACGCCCTGTTTAAGTCGCTACTATTCTACACGGCCGGAATTGTATACCAAGCCACCCATACCCTCAACGTAGAGCATTTGGGCGGACTGATAAAGAAAATGCCACAAACGGCCATCCTCTTCCTGATTGCGGCTATTGCCATTTCGGGCATTCCACCCTTCAACGGATTTATTTCGGAGTTTATCATATACAGCGGTTTATACCACTGGCTTCAGAGCGCAATGCTGGTTTCGCTTATCACTATTACCATTTCGGTAATGGCCTTGGTAATGATTGGCGGACTGGCCCTGCTATGCTTTACCAAAGCCTTTGGCGTGGTATTTTTGGGTAACCCGCGGCATGCGTTTCAGCATGAGGTTAAGGAGCCACCATTCCTTCAACTTTTGCCACTCTACCTGGTAGCGTTTATGATTGTATTCATCGGTTTATACCCACAACTCTTCCTGAGTATGCTGATTAAACCCGTAAACCTACTGACAGGGAATGAGCTGGTGACATTCAACCCATTTACGGGAATCGAATTTTCCGCACTGGCTCCCATCACCTACGCTTCGTGGGGCTTTGTCCTGCTGGTGGCGGCCATATACTCAATCCGAAAATTTGTGCTGCAGAAAAGGGTTGTGGACACCACCGCCGATACGTGGGGATGTGCCTATGTTGCTCCACCGGTATCGCTTCAGTATACCGCAAGTTCCTTTGTTCGTTCATACTCCAAGCTATTTAAGCTGGTGCTACTAACCTTTAAGAACGAGAAGGAGGTCAATGGCATCTTTCCAACCGAAGGGCGCTACGAAACGCACACCTACGACAAGATTGAAAAGTGGGTTGTGGACGTTCCCATCAAGGCTTTAAAATCTTTCTTGGGGCGGTTCCTCTTTGTTCAGAATGGGAAGCTCCAACTTTACATTATCTATGGAATAGTATTCATTGTTTCCGTTATCTGCATCCCCATTTTTTACGATAAAATTGCCTCATTTATTGATATTTTAAAGCAACTATAACATGCTGAGTTTTGTATTAATCATACTGGCTGGAATTTTCTTTACCGGAATCATCATTCGGACCAAGAGCATTGCCTCGGGGCGAAAAGGACCCGGTATTCTACAGCCGATAAAGGATGTAATCCGGCTCTTTAAGAAAGGAGCGGTTTACAGCAAAACCACGAGTTTTGTCTTTCAGATAGCGCCAACCATTTACTTTTCGTCGGTAGTAATGGCCATGATGGTGGTGCCTTTGGGCCAATCGAAGGGCATCATCAGTTTCAATGGCGATTTCATCTTCTTTGCCTACGTGCTGGCGCTGGGCAAGTTCATGAGCATAATTGCGGCCATGGATACTGGCAGCAGCTTCGAGGGGATGGGGGCCAGCAGAGAGGCGCTCTACTCCATGTTTGCCGAGCCTGCCTTTTTTATCCTCATGGGCTCGCTTGCCCTACTCACGGGGCATACCTCGTTTCAGGAGATATTCGCCGATTTACACCTTGGTTCCTACACCACCTACGCGCTGGCAGGGCTAGCCACATTCGTGTTGACCATGGTTGCTATGATTGAGAATAGCCGCATGCCCATCGACGACCCTAAAACGCACCTGGAGCTAACCATGGTGCATGAGGTAATGATTCTGGACAATAGCGGCTTCGATCTTGGGCTCATACTTACAGCCGGTTACCTGAAATTTGCCCTATATGGCGCCCTAATCGCAAATCTGTTTATTGGTTCCATTTCGTATGAATATGCCATACCACTATTCTTTGCCATCCAATTTCTAGTGGCAGTAGGGATGGGTATCGTAGAATCGTTTATGGCGCGTTTCCGAATGAGTCACAACGCCCAGTTTATTGTAGCGCTTACCTCCGTATCGCTACTCATATTCTTTAGTGTATTGTTGATCTTAGGCAAGTTCATTTAATCTCATAAAGCATAAAGAAATGATAAATGTATTACTCATAACGTTTCTGATGACCCTGTTCTATATGGCAATTGCCAATAGAATGCTCACCTACATAAAGGTGTTGGCATTTCAGGGTGTCTTGCTGTTTGTGGTGGTATTTTTCCAGTTGAAAGAGATCGACACGCTTAACTTGTCCCTAATTCTTCTGGAAACTATCGGATTTAAAACCATAGCGGTGCCGCTGTTTTTGACTCACCTCCTCAAGCGCAACAGCATTACCAGAGAGGCAGAGCCCTTTCTACCAAACTTCGTCTCACTCATAATTGTGACCCTGATTGTGGTGGTAACCATACTCCTTTCCAGTGCCATCCAAGACCCAAATCTCGATAAGATATTCTTTGTGGTAGCGCTATCGACCCTATTCACCGGATTGTATTTTATTGCCTCCCGTCGCAAAATCATTACCCACGTAATGGGATACCTCATCATCGAAAATGGTGTTTTTGTGCTCTCGCTGGCTGTAGGAAATGAAATGCCCATGCTGGTGAATTTAGGTATCATGCTCGATATCTTCGCCAGCGTTCTTATTCTAGGCATCTTCCTGAATAAAATTGGGGACGTATTTAAAACGGTAGACGTAAACGAACTCAGTGAGTTGAAGGATTATTAACCTGCTAATTTAAAGTTTCATGATATTACCTTACCTCATAGGGGCCTTACTCATTGGCATTGCCCTAATTGTAAACAGGAGTAAAGTTGTTAACTATGCGCTGATGGGTGCCTTTCTGGTCCTGCAGTGGGGGATTACCATCTATGCCTGTTTCCACTACCAGGAGACCGACCTGGACTATTTCACCTTCGATTCGCTGGGCTTAATACTACTCATTACCCTAAGTATTATAGCCGTTCCAGCAGTAATTCACAGCTGGCTTTACATTGAACGGCACGACGAAACGCCGCAATCGCGAGGGGTGTATTTTGCGGCCATCGTTGGGCTGAT
This region includes:
- a CDS encoding proton-conducting transporter transmembrane domain-containing protein codes for the protein MNLVLAFLLITILILFTTPFLPVKAKGIVFFLAILVNAALSGFLALNALIGSPAEFIFAGSWVTGPIALRIDALSGWFVLIINFVFVTGGFYGLFYMNSYREQKTNLTLHGIGFILLHAALIALSVIQNSIAFLVAWEIMALSAFISVIFEHEKVATIKAGINYLIHSHVSLLFLMLGFMWVASKTGSYDFAAIATYTANHNGADSLALFLFFFFGFAIKAGFVPFHTWLPYAHPAAPAHISGVMSGVMIKIGIYGILRMILLIKADYTAIGHVIIVFSVISGMYGVMLAIIQHNLKRLLAYHSIENIGIIGLGIGIGCIGLGDGNQVLAALGFAGALLHTLNHALFKSLLFYTAGIVYQATHTLNVEHLGGLIKKMPQTAILFLIAAIAISGIPPFNGFISEFIIYSGLYHWLQSAMLVSLITITISVMALVMIGGLALLCFTKAFGVVFLGNPRHAFQHEVKEPPFLQLLPLYLVAFMIVFIGLYPQLFLSMLIKPVNLLTGNELVTFNPFTGIEFSALAPITYASWGFVLLVAAIYSIRKFVLQKRVVDTTADTWGCAYVAPPVSLQYTASSFVRSYSKLFKLVLLTFKNEKEVNGIFPTEGRYETHTYDKIEKWVVDVPIKALKSFLGRFLFVQNGKLQLYIIYGIVFIVSVICIPIFYDKIASFIDILKQL
- a CDS encoding respiratory chain complex I subunit 1 family protein — its product is MLSFVLIILAGIFFTGIIIRTKSIASGRKGPGILQPIKDVIRLFKKGAVYSKTTSFVFQIAPTIYFSSVVMAMMVVPLGQSKGIISFNGDFIFFAYVLALGKFMSIIAAMDTGSSFEGMGASREALYSMFAEPAFFILMGSLALLTGHTSFQEIFADLHLGSYTTYALAGLATFVLTMVAMIENSRMPIDDPKTHLELTMVHEVMILDNSGFDLGLILTAGYLKFALYGALIANLFIGSISYEYAIPLFFAIQFLVAVGMGIVESFMARFRMSHNAQFIVALTSVSLLIFFSVLLILGKFI